GCTGCCTGTGTTACTGAAGGAAGTAGAGGTATTTGGGCAAACATCATGGCAGCGCTGGCAGCAGTAAACAAAGTCTTGTGAGTAATTTCAGAGAATGTTTTAAGAAAATGCAAGTTATTACGAGTTTCGGATTTCATGAGAGTATTCCTCTAAGTAAGTTTCTTATATTTAGAAAACTTGTATCTTTCAGTAGGTGCTGGTGGGATAATCACCAGAAAAAGGTCTAACAGGTAGGTAAATGTTCCTGGTTTTCTCTACCTGTGAATATATACGTTGGTAAGAATGAGAATATGCAGTGTAAAAAATTAGGGCAATGAAGGAAACGAGACTCAGAAACTCTAACCATTAATTTTTTAGCAAGGCTTGTCATGAGCTAAGGAATAGCAAGGGAATTGAGAGGCAATGTGGCGCAAGCCTCGAAAAGTACAAGACTCTATCTATTTACCTCAGCTTGGGCGAACACGCGTGACTTAGTAGAAATAATCCGCAGCAACATCACGATTGACTGGACTGTGAAAGAGAGTGGCAAAGCTAATCTGCGTAGGTTAGTTAAACAAAATTGGTAGGAGAGCGCAAATTTTGGGTATGTATCACTACAAAAACTGTAGTTTTTATTAATTTTATTTACAAGTTTTATATGTTGAACGATGAATATTTTTCGCCATAAATTCTCTGAAACTTTTACATAAAATGGATTACAGTCCAAAGTATTAGCCTCTTACCACAGAGTATTTATTAAACTCTTGGGTAAGCGAAAAGCATTTTATCTGGGGACTGAGGGGAAGGAACCTCAGGAGGAGACGGCTCCTCAGTAAAATAGGCTACTCTACACACAACTTTCACGTCGCGCATCTCGGCTCGATACCTACAATATCCTGCAATTGGGCGGCTGTGAGGAAGGTATATTCCAAGTAGTGAGCTTATTTATAAAGGCAATTTAATAACTGTTGACGGTGTAATGCTGAATGCTACTCTCAAAAATAGAGCATCGAAAATAGTTCAAGCTTATAAATTGAGCTTTTTGCTCAATTTAATTAGTATTATTAAAACGGGGTTGGCAACAATTAATCAGTGGTTGATTAGCTATTTCTCCTAAGCCAACTGAATAAAGCAAAGTTTTCCACTCTGCTAGTAAAATCCCATTTTGGGGATTGGTATGGCGTAATTGTGCCAAGCTCACGATAGCATCGTACCAAATACCATTTGCTGCATAAAGCGTCGCTTTTTGCTGGGGTGTTGCTTGTTTAAGTTGTTCTGTTAATGTTGTATTTTGGTTAACTCTTTGTACCCAACCATCTGCATAATCCAGTTTCGTAGGTTGTTTATGGTCGCATTGAACCCTTACCTTAAAAAACCAGTGATACATTTTTCCCACCTGCAATGAGCTTTTATTTGGCGGAAAATGAACGCTAATAATTCCTGGTGATTCTGGTGGGATCAGATAAGTTCGGTATAAAGTTTGGCTTTTGTTATTGGTTCGCTCTTGCAAAACAAACTCTATGTTGGCTATAGATGAGGCTTTGTAGGGAACAAAAAAGAAGAAGTAAGGATGTTCAGCGTTTGTTAAACCCCAAACTTGAGTTATGGGAACGACTACTTGCTTACTCTGGTTAAGAGTTTGTTGATAGGTAGGTACTAAGGCTGTTACCGTTTTATTGGCTGCATCGCATCCACGGCTTGCAGCCCCACCTCTAGAACCGGCTGCACTTCGGTCTGGTGGTGGCGGCGGTGGGATAAATTTGACTGAGGACAGATGATTATTAACTGGTAACGCCTGGAGTTGTAGAGTGTAGGGTATATTAATAATGGTAAATGCTATTCCTAAAGCTATGGTTAATTGAAAGTTTTTCATAATTTGTTCTCAACCAAAAAGATATTTTTATGATTCTTTGCTAGGCTTTATGAAAGCTACTAAGATAACAGCACTATTTCCTAAAGCGATCGCCGCAGGTATGAAGGGAAGCCAATAACTATATAGTATTAATAATATCAGGCAAAAACCGTATAAACTCAGGAATGCTACCCCTATTGCCAAGGCTAAAGCAGTGGCTGATCGCAGATAAGCTGCAAGCAAACCCCCTGTGATAGCCCAACCCCAAACCCAAATCACTTCACCCCATACATTCCAAGTCGATAAAAGAGTCCGCCCATCTAGAGCCGCACTCAATAACTGACTTACCATTTGTGCTTGTAAAAAAACTCCTGCTATTTCCTGTGATTTACCTTGAGAAGAAGCGTATGGAGTCAATGAATAATCACGAAAACTTTCAGCTGTTGTACCAATTAAAATTATCCGGTCTTTGACTGCATCGGCTTTTAGTTTGCCAGCCAGCGCTTGTTGTAGGGTAATGCGGGGTGCGATCGCTTCTAAGTTAGAAAAAGAACGATAATTGAGTAAAATTTGGTGTCCCAACGCATCAATACCTTGGTAGCCTCCGGTATGAGCCTCAATTGGCTTTAAGGTAAGCTTACCTAGTTGCCATACACCATCAGGGCTAAATTGTAACTTAATTCCTTTTGGATATAAATAACGTAATGTCAACTGCACATTTAAGGCATAAGGTGCAGTACAGGGAGATGAGGGAGGGGGAGTTAACGCCAACAGATGCCGCCGCACCACATTATCAGCATCGATGACGATATCACTAAAGCCGAGAGCGTTGGGAGAAATTTCTGGTGGTGGTTTGATGCCTGGTTTGCTAGTTTGGGGGTTACTAACTTGACATACTGCCACAAAGCGATCGCTTTTTCTCATCCGTTCTGCCAACTTTGGATAAGCTGGCTGTACAGCATAATCCCGGTATATATCCAAACCAATCACCCGTGGTTGATATGCTTCCAATTTTGCTAACAACTTATCTAAAGCCTCATCTGATAAAGACCCTTGTCGATTGGGAGATTGGGCTTGTACATCTTCTTCGGTAACTGTAATTACCAGTATGCGAGAATCTGGTTTTTCCTGGGGGCGCAGACGCAGCAGATGGTCAAATGCCATTAACTCCCATGATTGCAGTAAACCAAAATACCGTACTCCCATTAATAATGGTGTGATGACTATGCTGGCAAGCATGACCGCAGACAAAGCTTGTCGTAGGTTGATACCTCCCCTCGTTGGGGCTTTCAGTACGGGTATTATTTGCTGACTATTCTGGTTGACCTGCAATTCTCGCCACAGTAAAGGCATCGTTGCTGGATTTTGATAAATTACAGGCAACCAAGTAGCACAGGGAAATTGAGTTTCTAGTCCTTGCAACCGTTCTCGGGCTTCTCTGACTGCTATGTATAAAGATTTACCACAAGCAAAAGCTTCTAAAAAATACTTCAAAAATTCTTGCGCCACCCTATCAGGAACTGGTTCTCGCATGACGATGATTTGGGGTATATGCAAATCTGCGAACTCCCGCGCCAAACCCAAACCATCGCAGGAATTAAAAATTGCTAAATGTAACCCTCGTTCTACTGCTTTTCGCAAACCATACTTCAATTGATTAATTGTCAAACTTTCTGTTTGATTAATATAAATTTTCCCTTCATTACCGCTTCCATCAGTAGCACTATGTCCGGCGAAAAATAAAATCTGCCAGTCTTGCTCCCATAGCTGGTCAGTGAGGTCTTTACTTGATGGCTCGACTAGGAATGTAGCATTGGCGTGAGGTAATTCTTTTAAAAGCTGACTATCTGTCTGGATATCAATTCCTTGACTGTTACCCAAAATTGCTAAAACTTTCACCTGCAATTGAGGGGGTGAGTTGCGGCTAACTTGTTCATAACTAGGCGCACTCAGAGCAATTTCGGCTTTGGGATAACGTTCTAATAAATCCCATAAATGCCAAGGGAGTTTTTGCAATCTTAGGTCATTGGTTTGGAGTAGTACGCGGATATGGTCTTCTGGTAGCAGTTTTTCCAGCCATTTTTCGCGGATAGGGCGAAAAGTAGTGGATGATAGCCAGCTATTTAAGTGAAATCTCAAATTATCCGCCGCTTTTTCGCAATCTTCTAAAGAAAGAGTTTGTGTTGATTGCTTAGGAATACCGATGGGGCGACCAGAAAATTTTAGTTTACAGTAAATAGACTGCCATTGATGGTAGCAAAGGGGAATTTCTGGGGCTGGCGGTAGTTCGCCACTAATCTCTACAATTGGTCGGACATTTTCATCCCCAATTTGTAATGTTACAGGAAATCCCACTTCAAAACTTCCCGTACCTAACTTTAAAACTACTAACTTCCCCAATGTCAGTACTCCAGATATGGCGACGTAACTTACTTTAGTACAAGATATTATGCTACTAGATACGACTGTTGTCAGGGTATATGCATTTAATGAGCCATCAACTCGCTTCTAACCACGACTGCAAATCAGCCACCTGGTAAAATCTAACAGTGCAATTTTAGTTATTTGATACCTACTGAATCAAATCGGTAAGTATAAGTAAGCATTTGTCGGCGGATTGGTCAATAGTTCAAATAAAAGGGTGGGAGATTGTTGAAATAGTTTGTAAAAAATCGAGTTTTACCGCATGAAAAATTCTTACATCACTTAACCGAGCAAACACCACTAGAAACAGACAAACCACGAGGCGTAATATTCGGGACTTGAGCTACTAGAGATACAGTACCGTTTTTATCGACAATCCAGCCTTGTGCCTCGACTATTTCCGGTATGGGAGATTGAAGACTTTCGTTGCTCATATTACTGTTTTGATGCTCACTTATCGTATCTAATGTTATCCATCTTGCTGTTGATACTTCACCCTGAAATGCTTCCATTGGACTGCGGGCAATTCCTCCCCTTCCTGTGACGGTAAAAGAACTACGTCTAGCAGGATTTCCGGGGTTACAACTAGAGACAATTTGTTGTGACGCATCCG
This window of the Nostoc sp. ATCC 53789 genome carries:
- a CDS encoding DUF928 domain-containing protein, encoding MKNFQLTIALGIAFTIINIPYTLQLQALPVNNHLSSVKFIPPPPPPDRSAAGSRGGAASRGCDAANKTVTALVPTYQQTLNQSKQVVVPITQVWGLTNAEHPYFFFFVPYKASSIANIEFVLQERTNNKSQTLYRTYLIPPESPGIISVHFPPNKSSLQVGKMYHWFFKVRVQCDHKQPTKLDYADGWVQRVNQNTTLTEQLKQATPQQKATLYAANGIWYDAIVSLAQLRHTNPQNGILLAEWKTLLYSVGLGEIANQPLINCCQPRFNNTN
- a CDS encoding CHASE2 domain-containing protein, with amino-acid sequence MGKLVVLKLGTGSFEVGFPVTLQIGDENVRPIVEISGELPPAPEIPLCYHQWQSIYCKLKFSGRPIGIPKQSTQTLSLEDCEKAADNLRFHLNSWLSSTTFRPIREKWLEKLLPEDHIRVLLQTNDLRLQKLPWHLWDLLERYPKAEIALSAPSYEQVSRNSPPQLQVKVLAILGNSQGIDIQTDSQLLKELPHANATFLVEPSSKDLTDQLWEQDWQILFFAGHSATDGSGNEGKIYINQTESLTINQLKYGLRKAVERGLHLAIFNSCDGLGLAREFADLHIPQIIVMREPVPDRVAQEFLKYFLEAFACGKSLYIAVREARERLQGLETQFPCATWLPVIYQNPATMPLLWRELQVNQNSQQIIPVLKAPTRGGINLRQALSAVMLASIVITPLLMGVRYFGLLQSWELMAFDHLLRLRPQEKPDSRILVITVTEEDVQAQSPNRQGSLSDEALDKLLAKLEAYQPRVIGLDIYRDYAVQPAYPKLAERMRKSDRFVAVCQVSNPQTSKPGIKPPPEISPNALGFSDIVIDADNVVRRHLLALTPPPSSPCTAPYALNVQLTLRYLYPKGIKLQFSPDGVWQLGKLTLKPIEAHTGGYQGIDALGHQILLNYRSFSNLEAIAPRITLQQALAGKLKADAVKDRIILIGTTAESFRDYSLTPYASSQGKSQEIAGVFLQAQMVSQLLSAALDGRTLLSTWNVWGEVIWVWGWAITGGLLAAYLRSATALALAIGVAFLSLYGFCLILLILYSYWLPFIPAAIALGNSAVILVAFIKPSKES